From Micropterus dolomieu isolate WLL.071019.BEF.003 ecotype Adirondacks linkage group LG21, ASM2129224v1, whole genome shotgun sequence:
GTGTTTTGGATTCTGATAATTATACTTCCACAAATAAGCCGCAGTCAtaccacattttaaaacagcCCTTATCTTGCTCAGGATATAGAACAATATTTACAGGCAGGGGGACGGACTAACACTGTAAGATCTTTAattaagaaattaaaaacatcCTGTTTCTATTTCTTTCAATGCCTATAgcataaatgtatgtaaaagggggaaaaaatcactTCATGGTCCAAATGATTATAACAGATTTACATTCAGTTTTTGATCGTGATGTGGCTCACTGAATCTGTCAACATCAGACACCTCACTCAAAGACATTTGCTGAGTAAGTAACACTTTTATTCTTGGTATAATTATCACACATTTGTGAGAGTACTTGATCATGGACAAAAATGTCTGGCAATGCTTATGCTTAATACAGAGTTTAAATCTGCAGCTGCTTTGTGCAGAGTCAAACAACAGTGAGGAAAGGGCATACTGAGAAAAGGGGCACAGATGATTAAAGTGTACAAACATTTGATGTGTAACAGAGTATTATAAACACACTCCCACAGTGTCAGATGACTTGAGCTGTGTCAAGATGTAGACtgtttattgaaaataaattactttgtaaACTAAGTGGGACACCAGAGGAAAGTGGTGGTTGTCCTGCAGTCACACTGTGTATTCAAGATCAGCATTCATCTTACTGTACATTTCATAAACGGCATCAACAGTGGCAGAGAAGTTGAGGAGGAATTTTCGGATTTTTTCCAAGCATTCCTCTTCCTTGACATCCCGACCCTTGGAGACGGCCTTTAGGAAATCTGATTTGTATGGAGCAGCGAAAATAGCTGCCTAAAAGAGCAAATACAAATGCCAAATTATACACAACTCTGTGTATTTTATATAGTCAGTGGTTCATTTCTTCACAAATAACCCAGAAAAAGTCATGTATCTGCTCTATTACATATGTATCTCTCACAAAAGACTTTGAACTAACCTTGAAGAGCTGTTGCACAAACCAGCCATGATACTTTCTCAGGGCTATTTCATAAGCTTTGGTGACATTGACACGAATGAGGTTTGGGTTGCTATCATCCTTTTCACCGTCCACCAGGCTCTGAAGGAAGACTTGAATAAACCGTAGACCCCTGGTTGATAAAGGAGACACGCACAGTGATTGTGGGTGCAGACCTTGCTCAAATCTAatgaacacacacgcacaaaccaACTTTCTATAAAACCTGTAATGTTACATTTCTCAAACCTTTTTAGCCACATGAGAGCCAACGTCGCTCCAACTTTGGGCCATTGCGCTCCATGCATTTCCTTCTCTGCCTCCACAATCTGCTGGAGTGTCTTGAACCTTCCTGGGTTGGTATCATAAACTGCCTTGATTTTCTATTAGGTGTAACAGTGCATCTTAGGttaatataatgtttttgaGAAATGTGAGAGTAGAGTGACACATTTAACTCATACTTACTGTGATGTTACCAGATATGTCAGCCTTTATTGGTGCAAAAATAGCAGAGCCAAGGCAGTCTGAGGAGAAATATTCACACACAGGACATGTAAGCAAAAGCTATTGAGCCTATTTTACAATAGGCCTATTATTGATTACAGCAAGGGTGGCTAAACTACGGCCCACGGCGATGAACCTTTTAAAACATACTAGACTATGGATTGAGCTTGTTTCTAATAAATTGCGCCTTTTGGACACTGCACAGCCTAGTTTACACACTAGATGTCGCTGTCATCTTGAACAATTAGGTACTAGATGGCCCTGTCATTGCACTTCTCACTTTGAACACTAGAGGCGCTGCCATTTAGAACGACAACTCTCACCCACAATGATGGATTTACTCACTTAATCATcgataaaaacatttacctCAGTTGATTAAAAGATGGCGGAAACGAAAAGACGGATAGCTAGTGGACGCCGAAAATTTCAAAAGTTGGCCCTTATAtttttcagtaggctataatGCCCACAATCAAAAGGTTTGGCACTTTTTGTGGTGACCACCAACTTCTAACAATTAACAGAGTCCCTGAAAGGGTAGCTTTGAAAACCTGACTTGATTGCATATATATACATTTGCAATCATGAAAAAAATTACATGCATAAAACTTGATTTCAGAAGTAATCACTATTACAAtgatattttgatatttattggCAACAAAGCTGTTGACATTTCCAACCTCTGACTGCTTATTCAGtcttttaaaaactaattttgttTCCCAGATATCTAAAATGTCAGGTTGAATTTAAAGGACAAGACATTACGAATTTTCCAAATTGATCACATTGTGTAGCTATTAAATTGCCTCCTGGatctgattattttaattaatttgtattttgtatgatAAAGCTTTAGATAAGTGCTGGATC
This genomic window contains:
- the gltpa gene encoding glycolipid transfer protein; translation: MALLMEHQFRQLPADRQVETRPFLEAVSYLPPFFDCLGSAIFAPIKADISGNITKIKAVYDTNPGRFKTLQQIVEAEKEMHGAQWPKVGATLALMWLKRGLRFIQVFLQSLVDGEKDDSNPNLIRVNVTKAYEIALRKYHGWFVQQLFKAAIFAAPYKSDFLKAVSKGRDVKEEECLEKIRKFLLNFSATVDAVYEMYSKMNADLEYTV